Proteins encoded within one genomic window of Streptomyces kaniharaensis:
- a CDS encoding hydroxymethylglutaryl-CoA lyase, with translation MGLPDPVRAPGLPEEVRIHEVGPRDGLQNESALVPVEVKAEFIARLAAAGLKTVEATSFVHPKWVPQLADAEDLMPRLAGLPERHPALRLPVLVPNERGLDRALAHHAGNIAVFASATETFARRNLNRSADEAMAMFRPVVERATEAGVAVRGYLSMCFGDPWEGPVPVSQVVRFGMQLLEMGCAELSLGDTIGVATPGQVGALLAAFAEAGAPAERLAVHFHDTYGQALSNTLAALREGVTTVDASAGGLGGCPYAKSATGNLATEDLVWMLHGLGIRTGVDLRALVATSGWMAGQLGRPSPSRTVQALLGAAGG, from the coding sequence CTGGGCCTGCCCGACCCGGTCCGGGCACCCGGCCTGCCCGAGGAGGTCCGGATCCACGAGGTCGGGCCGCGCGACGGGCTGCAGAACGAGAGCGCCCTGGTACCCGTCGAGGTTAAGGCCGAGTTCATCGCCCGACTCGCCGCCGCCGGGCTGAAGACCGTCGAAGCGACCAGCTTCGTTCACCCGAAATGGGTACCCCAGCTGGCCGATGCCGAGGACCTGATGCCCCGGCTCGCCGGCCTGCCCGAGCGGCACCCCGCACTGCGGCTGCCGGTGCTGGTGCCCAACGAGCGTGGCCTCGACCGCGCCCTCGCCCATCACGCCGGCAACATCGCGGTCTTCGCGAGCGCCACGGAGACCTTCGCCCGCCGCAACCTCAACCGCTCGGCGGACGAGGCGATGGCGATGTTCCGCCCGGTCGTCGAGCGCGCCACCGAGGCTGGGGTCGCGGTCCGCGGCTACCTGTCGATGTGCTTCGGCGACCCGTGGGAGGGCCCAGTCCCCGTCTCCCAGGTGGTCCGCTTCGGCATGCAGCTGCTGGAGATGGGCTGCGCCGAGCTGAGCCTCGGCGACACCATCGGCGTGGCCACCCCGGGCCAGGTCGGCGCACTGCTCGCGGCCTTCGCCGAGGCGGGAGCGCCGGCCGAGCGGCTCGCCGTGCACTTCCACGACACCTACGGCCAGGCGCTCAGCAACACCCTGGCGGCGCTGCGCGAGGGGGTCACCACGGTGGACGCCTCGGCAGGCGGCCTGGGCGGCTGCCCGTACGCCAAGAGCGCCACCGGCAACCTGGCCACGGAGGACCTGGTCTGGATGCTGCATGGCCTCGGCATCCGGACCGGGGTCGATCTGCGCGCGCTGGTCGCCACCAGTGGCTGGATGGCCGGACAACTCGGCCGCCCCAGCCCGTCCCGTACCGTCCAGGCGCTGCTCGGCGCCGCCGGGGGCTGA
- a CDS encoding acyl-CoA dehydrogenase family protein, with the protein MFDHRLNSEYEELRRTVAEFAQDVVAPKIGEFYEREEFPYEIVREMGRMGLFGLPFPEEYGGMGGDYFALGLALEELARVDSSVAITLEAAVSLGAMPIYRFGTEEQKREWLPRLTSGELLGAFGLTEPEGGSDAGATRTTARYDEATDEWVINGTKCFITNSGTDITGLVTVTALTEPIARSSEEGEFSSPTREISSIIVPTGTPGFQVSKKYSKVGWNASDTRELSFTDCRVPAANLLGERGRGYAQFLRILDEGRIAIAALATGLAQGCVDESVAYAATRRAFGRPIGANQAIQFKLADMEMRAHTSRLAWRDAASRLLHGEPFKKEAAIAKLYSSEAAVDNAREATQIHGGYGFMNEFPVARFWRDCKILEIGEGTSEVQRMLIARELGVTS; encoded by the coding sequence GTGTTCGATCACCGGCTGAACAGCGAGTACGAGGAACTGCGGCGCACCGTCGCCGAGTTCGCCCAGGACGTGGTGGCGCCGAAGATCGGCGAGTTCTACGAGCGGGAGGAGTTCCCGTACGAGATCGTCCGTGAGATGGGGCGGATGGGCCTGTTCGGTCTGCCCTTCCCCGAGGAGTACGGCGGCATGGGCGGCGACTACTTCGCGCTCGGCCTCGCCCTGGAGGAGCTCGCCCGGGTCGACTCCTCGGTGGCGATCACCCTGGAGGCCGCGGTCTCGCTCGGCGCGATGCCGATCTACCGGTTCGGGACGGAGGAGCAGAAGCGCGAGTGGCTGCCCCGGCTCACCTCCGGCGAGCTCCTCGGCGCGTTCGGCCTGACCGAGCCCGAGGGCGGCTCGGACGCCGGCGCGACCCGCACGACGGCCCGTTACGACGAGGCCACCGACGAGTGGGTCATCAACGGGACGAAGTGCTTCATCACCAACTCCGGCACCGACATCACGGGTCTGGTCACCGTCACCGCCCTCACGGAACCGATCGCTCGTTCGAGTGAAGAGGGCGAATTCAGCTCGCCAACGCGTGAAATCTCTTCCATCATCGTGCCCACCGGGACACCGGGGTTCCAGGTGTCGAAGAAGTACTCGAAGGTCGGGTGGAACGCATCCGACACCCGCGAACTGTCCTTTACCGACTGCCGCGTTCCCGCGGCCAACCTGCTGGGCGAGCGTGGCCGAGGCTACGCCCAGTTCCTGCGGATCCTCGACGAGGGCCGCATCGCGATCGCAGCCCTGGCCACCGGCCTGGCCCAGGGGTGCGTCGACGAGTCCGTCGCGTACGCCGCCACGCGCCGGGCCTTCGGCCGGCCGATCGGTGCCAACCAGGCCATCCAGTTCAAGCTCGCCGACATGGAGATGCGCGCCCACACCTCCCGCCTGGCCTGGCGGGACGCCGCCTCCCGGCTGCTGCACGGTGAACCCTTCAAGAAGGAGGCCGCGATCGCGAAGCTGTACTCGTCGGAGGCCGCCGTCGACAACGCGCGCGAGGCGACCCAGATCCACGGCGGGTACGGCTTCATGAACGAGTTCCCGGTCGCACGCTTCTGGCGCGACTGCAAGATTCTCGAGATCGGGGAGGGCACGTCCGAGGTCCAGCGCATGCTCATCGCCCGGGAGTTGGGCGTCACGTCCTGA
- a CDS encoding DUF4442 domain-containing protein, with protein MTTPSIGELLDSTVPMARTLKLEYLETTPDRAVLRLPDQPEYHNHVGGPHAGAMFTLAESASGCIVLAAFGDQLSRAVPLAVNAEIAYKKLAMGEVTATAVLGRPAAEVVAELDEGGRPEFPVTVEITRADGAVTGVMTVTWTLRPNS; from the coding sequence ATGACGACACCTTCGATCGGCGAGCTGCTCGACTCCACCGTGCCGATGGCGCGCACCCTCAAGCTCGAGTACCTGGAGACCACCCCGGACCGCGCCGTGCTCCGGCTGCCCGACCAGCCCGAATACCACAACCACGTCGGCGGGCCGCACGCCGGCGCGATGTTCACCCTCGCCGAGTCCGCCAGCGGCTGCATCGTGCTCGCCGCCTTCGGCGACCAGCTCTCGCGCGCCGTGCCGCTCGCCGTCAACGCCGAGATCGCCTACAAGAAGCTCGCCATGGGCGAGGTCACCGCCACCGCCGTGCTCGGTCGCCCGGCCGCCGAGGTCGTCGCCGAACTCGACGAGGGCGGGCGCCCCGAGTTCCCCGTCACCGTCGAGATCACCCGCGCCGACGGCGCCGTAACCGGTGTGATGACGGTCACCTGGACCCTGCGCCCCAACTCCTGA
- a CDS encoding universal stress protein, translated as MTGRLGPGADRPGASGLPGAHTEPTVRDELCHPCDPVFQHGVVVGFDGSLSSERALAYAVGMARRSQCGLVIVHVANRLPATVWAGCEPPVFVDLPDHRTEVLGLELACADFLAGVPWILVERGGDICHEIEEVGREYAADAIVVGTTHGLLGKIFGSVSGRLARRANRPVIVIP; from the coding sequence GTGACGGGCCGCCTGGGCCCGGGCGCCGACCGCCCGGGGGCGTCCGGCCTTCCCGGCGCGCACACCGAGCCGACTGTCCGGGACGAGCTGTGCCACCCCTGCGACCCCGTCTTCCAGCACGGCGTGGTCGTCGGCTTCGACGGCTCGCTGTCGAGCGAGCGCGCTCTCGCCTACGCCGTGGGCATGGCCCGCCGCTCGCAGTGCGGCCTTGTGATCGTGCACGTCGCCAACCGGTTGCCCGCCACGGTCTGGGCGGGCTGTGAGCCTCCCGTCTTCGTCGATCTCCCCGACCACCGGACCGAGGTCCTCGGCCTGGAGCTCGCCTGCGCCGACTTCCTCGCCGGAGTGCCATGGATCCTGGTCGAGCGAGGTGGCGACATCTGCCACGAGATCGAGGAGGTCGGCCGCGAGTACGCCGCCGACGCCATCGTTGTGGGTACGACGCACGGCCTGCTCGGCAAGATCTTCGGCTCGGTCTCCGGGCGGCTGGCGCGCCGGGCCAACCGTCCAGTGATCGTCATTCCCTGA
- a CDS encoding GNAT family N-acetyltransferase, which yields MNIHRRLEQANDNAAAFWLAQARAHGWQSRTRPGFTAVHCARTPDDSHRLLVTRPYAEPGAVEEELADVLAAWSTVRFTLEDPYGGLDLTRFGATRMPVMPVMTREPGPVTGGPRALPVVSEGPDRSLLTVDEARDGDTFAEVEHAIVDGFPLPARQPWTRGGALPERLLDDPGCRAWLGRIDGTTAGACLTYDNGEATGLYWVATLPAHRGRGVARAVVETALAQARPDRPATLVATALGEPLYRKLGFSVQRSTCWWTRTSAES from the coding sequence GTGAACATCCACCGCCGGCTCGAACAGGCCAACGACAACGCCGCCGCCTTCTGGCTCGCCCAGGCCCGCGCGCACGGCTGGCAGTCCCGCACCCGCCCCGGGTTCACGGCCGTCCACTGCGCCCGGACTCCGGATGATTCGCACCGCCTGCTGGTCACCCGTCCGTACGCCGAACCGGGCGCGGTGGAGGAGGAGTTGGCCGATGTCCTGGCCGCCTGGTCGACCGTCCGCTTCACGCTGGAGGACCCGTACGGCGGCCTCGACCTGACCCGCTTCGGCGCCACCCGCATGCCGGTCATGCCGGTGATGACCCGTGAGCCCGGCCCCGTCACGGGCGGGCCGCGTGCTCTCCCCGTCGTCTCCGAAGGGCCGGACCGCAGCCTCCTGACGGTCGATGAGGCGCGGGACGGCGACACCTTCGCCGAGGTCGAGCACGCGATCGTCGACGGCTTCCCGCTGCCCGCACGGCAGCCCTGGACCCGCGGCGGCGCACTCCCGGAACGACTGCTGGACGACCCCGGCTGCCGTGCCTGGCTGGGCCGGATCGACGGCACCACGGCGGGCGCGTGCCTGACCTATGACAACGGTGAGGCCACCGGGCTGTACTGGGTCGCCACCCTGCCCGCCCACCGTGGCCGGGGTGTGGCGCGTGCCGTGGTGGAGACCGCCCTGGCCCAGGCGCGACCCGACCGTCCGGCCACCCTGGTCGCCACCGCCCTCGGCGAACCGCTCTACCGCAAGCTCGGATTCTCCGTGCAGAGGAGCACCTGCTGGTGGACCCGCACCTCGGCGGAGAGCTGA
- the orn gene encoding oligoribonuclease, whose product MNDRLVWIDCEMTGLDLDRDALVEVAALVTDSELNILGEGVDVIIRPPAEALANMPEVVRAMHTASGLLDELEHGVTLAEAEERVLAYVRQHVPEPGRTPLCGNSVATDRGFLARDMPALEGHLHYRIVDVSSIKELARRWYPKAYYNSPQKGGNHRALADIRESIDELRYYREAVFVPQPGPDGDTARAIAEKYQAEAD is encoded by the coding sequence GTGAATGACCGTTTGGTATGGATCGACTGTGAAATGACCGGCCTCGACCTCGACCGGGACGCCCTGGTCGAGGTCGCGGCGCTGGTGACCGACTCCGAGCTGAACATCCTCGGCGAGGGTGTCGACGTCATCATCCGCCCGCCCGCCGAGGCGCTGGCGAACATGCCCGAGGTGGTGCGCGCGATGCACACCGCCTCCGGCCTGCTCGACGAGCTCGAGCACGGTGTGACGCTGGCCGAGGCCGAGGAGCGGGTGCTCGCGTACGTGCGCCAGCACGTGCCGGAGCCCGGCCGGACGCCGCTGTGCGGGAACTCGGTGGCCACCGACCGGGGTTTCCTCGCGCGGGACATGCCCGCGCTGGAGGGGCATCTGCACTACCGGATCGTGGACGTCTCCTCGATCAAGGAGCTGGCCCGCCGCTGGTACCCGAAGGCGTACTACAACAGCCCGCAGAAGGGCGGCAACCACCGGGCGCTCGCCGACATCCGCGAGAGCATCGACGAACTGCGGTACTACCGCGAGGCGGTGTTCGTCCCGCAGCCCGGCCCGGACGGCGACACCGCGCGCGCCATCGCCGAGAAGTACCAGGCCGAGGCGGACTGA
- a CDS encoding HAD family hydrolase, whose protein sequence is MPLLLLDLDNTLLPRDAAFRSWAQDFLSERDLPPGDVEWFVTLDGGGYVPRSTVLSAVRRRYGLDISSDDLLAHYRHGINSHIHCPSRHIDALRAARAAGWTLGIVSNGGTGAQLEKIRRTGLGPLVDGWVISEEAACVKPDPLIFEIAAQRCGIAPTGDWAAHTWVIGDHAPADIAGAELAGLRSVWLHHGRPWAETGYRPTLKAAGLPEAVGQVLAARSAPSPRSGIRAGSPALRKTAAAPARTTTTAGAAAARGVAGVTALVGARSGARSTAAAPEGSYALVPANAGTAGAPGPEAGSAVRNRSRDLAVAELAVVELAGVERSVAERSVAELAAAEDLADAGAGTSGTGPASVGRPTAERTRRAVASAGFGGRHAVALEVEPVAAAQ, encoded by the coding sequence ATGCCCCTGCTCCTGTTAGACCTCGACAACACGCTGCTCCCCAGGGACGCCGCATTCCGGTCCTGGGCGCAGGACTTCCTGTCCGAACGCGACCTGCCGCCCGGCGACGTCGAGTGGTTCGTCACCCTGGACGGTGGCGGCTACGTGCCGCGCAGCACCGTACTGTCCGCCGTCCGGCGCCGCTACGGGTTGGACATCTCCTCCGACGACCTGCTCGCCCACTACCGACACGGCATCAACTCGCACATCCACTGTCCGTCCCGCCACATCGACGCGCTGCGGGCGGCGCGGGCGGCCGGATGGACGCTCGGCATCGTCAGCAACGGCGGGACGGGGGCGCAGTTGGAGAAGATCCGCCGGACCGGGCTCGGCCCGCTCGTCGACGGCTGGGTCATCTCCGAGGAGGCCGCCTGCGTCAAACCGGATCCGCTGATCTTCGAGATCGCCGCCCAGCGGTGCGGCATAGCGCCGACCGGGGACTGGGCCGCACACACCTGGGTGATCGGCGACCACGCGCCGGCCGACATCGCCGGGGCCGAGTTGGCCGGCCTGCGCAGCGTCTGGCTGCACCACGGCCGGCCCTGGGCGGAGACCGGCTACCGGCCGACGCTGAAGGCGGCCGGACTGCCGGAAGCCGTCGGGCAGGTACTCGCCGCGCGCAGCGCACCGTCGCCCCGGTCGGGCATCCGCGCGGGCAGCCCGGCCCTGCGGAAGACGGCAGCCGCCCCGGCCCGTACAACAACGACTGCGGGCGCGGCGGCGGCGCGCGGGGTGGCGGGCGTGACGGCGCTCGTGGGCGCTCGGTCCGGCGCGCGTTCGACAGCGGCCGCCCCGGAGGGGTCGTACGCGCTTGTTCCCGCGAACGCCGGAACGGCCGGCGCCCCGGGGCCGGAAGCGGGTTCGGCTGTCCGAAACCGCTCCCGCGACCTTGCGGTCGCCGAACTTGCGGTCGTCGAGCTTGCGGGCGTCGAGCGCTCGGTCGCCGAACGCTCGGTCGCCGAGCTTGCAGCCGCTGAGGACCTGGCCGACGCGGGCGCGGGCACGAGCGGCACCGGTCCCGCCTCCGTCGGACGTCCAACGGCCGAGCGGACCAGGCGAGCTGTGGCGTCGGCCGGGTTCGGTGGGCGCCATGCCGTGGCGCTGGAGGTGGAACCCGTGGCTGCCGCCCAGTAG
- a CDS encoding acetyl/propionyl/methylcrotonyl-CoA carboxylase subunit alpha: MFDTVLVANRGEIALRVIRTLRRLGVRSVAVFSDADADAPHVREADVAVRLGPADHSDSSAAETYLRTDQILAAARRTGAQAVHPGYGFLAENAGFARACADAGLVFIGPPPGAVELMGDKINAKEAVRAAGVPVVPGSQATAPTDDDLVAAADEIGYPVLLKPSAGGGGKGMRLVRDRADLPTEIAAARRVARTAFGDDTLLLERWVDRPRHIEVQVLADAHGTTVHLGERECSLQRRHQKLIEEAPSVLLNAETRAAMGAAAVRAAESCGYTGAGTVEFIVPGIDPDSPAPAERVRDFFFMEMNTRLQVEHPVTELAIAVDDPAGGRPRRLDLVEWQLRIAAGERLSFGQSDISFLGHAIEARICAEDPERDFLPTGGRILLLDEPQGEDVRVDSGVAPGTVITSAYDPMLAKVIAYGPDRPTALRRLRAALADTRILGVTTNTGFLRRLLAHPEVVAGRLDTGLVEQTAQQQPALLASPHSPANAGNAAPDGSATPAHLLYYAAALARHADLTPAADPGGWTDPFSLPSGWRLGGAPAWTTHRLRTPGQEPVPVRIRPITAGNVAGTTDIPSDVTLEVEIALDSGPVHRARAVRTGDRLHLTVDGLQTTYALAVDGSPGLAAGPVTWLGIEGDAWALHAYDPVVESAAAAGAHHGALTAPMPGTVTVVKTTAGETVRKGQPLLVLEAMKMEHVIAAPHDGVVSELRATAGATVAMEELLVVVTSADDGGAEPPASADAPVAADAPAANPTEVRS; this comes from the coding sequence ATGTTCGACACAGTTCTGGTCGCCAATCGCGGCGAGATCGCCCTCCGGGTGATCCGCACCCTGCGGCGGCTCGGCGTGCGTTCGGTCGCCGTGTTCAGCGACGCGGACGCCGACGCCCCGCACGTCCGCGAGGCGGACGTCGCCGTGCGACTCGGCCCGGCCGACCATAGCGACAGCTCGGCCGCCGAGACCTACCTGCGGACCGACCAGATCCTCGCCGCCGCCCGCCGCACCGGCGCCCAGGCCGTTCACCCCGGTTACGGCTTCCTCGCCGAGAACGCCGGCTTCGCCCGCGCCTGCGCCGACGCCGGCCTCGTCTTCATCGGACCTCCTCCCGGTGCGGTCGAGCTGATGGGTGACAAGATCAACGCCAAGGAGGCCGTCCGGGCCGCCGGCGTCCCGGTGGTCCCCGGCAGCCAGGCCACCGCGCCCACCGACGACGATCTCGTCGCCGCCGCCGACGAGATCGGCTATCCCGTCCTGCTCAAGCCGTCCGCCGGAGGTGGCGGCAAGGGCATGCGTCTCGTGCGGGACCGGGCCGACCTGCCCACGGAGATCGCCGCCGCCCGCCGCGTCGCCCGGACCGCCTTCGGTGACGACACCCTGCTGCTGGAACGCTGGGTCGACCGTCCGCGCCACATCGAGGTGCAGGTGCTCGCCGACGCCCACGGCACCACCGTCCACCTCGGCGAGCGCGAGTGCAGCCTCCAGCGCCGCCATCAGAAACTGATCGAAGAGGCTCCCTCCGTTCTGCTCAACGCCGAGACGCGTGCCGCGATGGGCGCCGCGGCCGTCCGCGCCGCGGAGTCCTGCGGCTACACCGGGGCCGGCACCGTGGAGTTCATCGTCCCCGGCATCGACCCGGACTCGCCCGCCCCCGCCGAACGGGTACGGGACTTCTTCTTCATGGAGATGAACACCCGTCTCCAGGTGGAACACCCCGTCACCGAACTCGCCATCGCCGTCGACGACCCGGCCGGCGGCCGGCCCCGGCGGCTGGACCTGGTCGAGTGGCAGCTGCGGATCGCCGCGGGCGAGCGGCTCTCCTTCGGTCAGTCCGACATCTCCTTCCTGGGCCACGCCATCGAGGCCCGGATCTGCGCCGAGGACCCGGAACGGGACTTCCTGCCCACCGGCGGGCGCATCCTGCTCCTCGACGAGCCGCAGGGCGAGGACGTCCGGGTGGACTCCGGGGTCGCCCCCGGGACCGTCATCACCAGCGCCTACGACCCGATGCTCGCCAAGGTCATCGCGTACGGGCCCGACCGCCCGACCGCGCTCCGCCGCCTCCGCGCGGCGCTGGCCGACACCCGCATCCTGGGCGTCACCACCAACACCGGCTTCCTGCGACGGCTGCTCGCACACCCCGAGGTCGTCGCCGGCCGACTGGACACCGGCCTGGTGGAACAGACGGCCCAGCAGCAGCCGGCCCTGCTCGCCTCACCGCACTCGCCGGCCAACGCGGGCAACGCTGCCCCCGACGGCTCCGCGACACCTGCCCACCTCCTCTACTACGCTGCCGCGCTGGCACGGCACGCGGACCTCACCCCCGCCGCCGACCCCGGCGGCTGGACCGACCCGTTCTCCCTTCCCTCCGGCTGGCGCCTGGGCGGCGCACCCGCCTGGACCACCCACCGACTCCGGACCCCCGGCCAGGAGCCGGTCCCGGTGCGCATCCGTCCGATCACTGCGGGCAACGTAGCGGGCACCACCGACATTCCCTCAGATGTCACCCTTGAGGTGGAAATCGCACTCGATTCCGGACCGGTCCACCGGGCCCGGGCGGTCCGCACCGGCGACCGGCTCCACCTCACCGTCGACGGCCTGCAGACCACGTACGCGCTCGCCGTCGACGGCTCCCCCGGGCTCGCCGCCGGCCCGGTGACCTGGCTCGGCATCGAGGGCGACGCCTGGGCGCTGCACGCCTACGACCCGGTCGTCGAGAGCGCCGCCGCAGCCGGCGCGCACCACGGTGCCCTCACCGCCCCGATGCCCGGCACCGTCACCGTCGTCAAGACGACGGCGGGCGAGACGGTCCGCAAGGGCCAGCCCCTGCTCGTCCTGGAGGCCATGAAGATGGAACACGTGATCGCCGCCCCGCACGACGGCGTCGTGAGCGAACTGCGGGCCACCGCCGGCGCCACCGTCGCGATGGAGGAGCTGCTGGTCGTGGTCACCTCCGCGGACGACGGCGGCGCCGAACCGCCCGCGTCCGCAGACGCCCCCGTGGCGGCCGACGCGCCCGCCGCTAACCCGACCGAGGTGCGGTCGTGA